One Setaria viridis chromosome 7, Setaria_viridis_v4.0, whole genome shotgun sequence genomic region harbors:
- the LOC117864724 gene encoding MEIOTIC F-BOX protein MOF: MGMQPRTDISGVASNAAPKCWSYVILTTMTMNYLLWVPDFTLHLRSGCPALEDLKLEGCLIAYPKIMSATLKNLAIIIDCRTHWGHVLTVTTPALISFHLVIIPTEWYWNGILVDEMPSLIKASISFKYHMCTGRIPHKGPFKLLCSLFNMRCLELSGSETLWNLHEGLDTFPTFPNFRTLVFNGCDTSDNFILECFLNNANSLEKLTLQYCKVLSIP, translated from the exons ATGGGCATGCAGCCGCGCACCGATATCTCCGGCGTGGCATCGAATGCTGCCCCGAAGTGCTGGAGTTATGTTATTCTTACTACGATGACTATGAACTACCTCCTTTGGGTTCCG GATTTCACGCTGCACCTCCGTTCTGGCTGCCCTGCCTTGGAAGATTTGAAGCTTGAGGGATGCCTTATTGCTTACCCAAAAATCATGTCTGCCACTCTAAAGAACTTGGCAATAATCATCGATTGTAGAACTCACTGGGGTCATGTGCTGACTGTCACAACTCCAGCTCTCATTTCGTTTCATCTTGTCATTATCCCCACTGAATGGTACTGGAATGGTATCTTAGTGGATGAGATGCCATCCCTTATCAAAGCATCAATTTCTTTTAAGTACCACATGTGTACTGGAAGGATcccacacaaaggtccattcaagcTTCTTTGCAGCCTATTTAACATGAGATGTTTGGAGCTATCTGGTTCAGAGACGCTG TGGAATCTTCATGAGGGATTGGATACCTTTCCAACATTTCCTAACTTTAGAACCTTGGTGTTCAACGGATGTGATACGAGCGACAACTTCATACTGGAATGCTTTCTGAACAACGCCAACAGTTTGGAGAAGCTCACTCTGCAGTACTGCAAGGTGCTTTCCATTCCTTGA
- the LOC117865993 gene encoding immune-associated nucleotide-binding protein 8 has product MRSTTRSFGDAAAPRAVNVIDTPGLYDINVTTEDARKEIAKCLDMSRGGIHAMLMVFSAATRFTPEDADTIKSIKILNLYAIFPQDTVQACGERVLLFENKSNDELQLQKQLAELFDAVDSVIARNRGKPFTNQMFTQIQVVIFQCILFSSVFVCFNQFINFMFRFLTAGSLCYKRRDSRRGIFS; this is encoded by the exons ATGAGGAGCACGACGCGTAGCTttggcgacgcggcggcgccgcgcgccgtcaACGTTATCGACACGCCTG GGCTGTATGACATTAACGTGACAACAGAAGACGCTCGTAAGGAGATTGCCAAGTGCCTGGACATGTCCAGGGGTGGCATACACGCCATGCTCATGGTTTTCTCAGCTGCTACTAGGTTTACTCCCGAAGATGCGGATACAATCAAGTCCATCAAAAT CTTAAATTTATATGCTATTTTCCCACAGGACACAGTTCAGGCATGCGGAGAAAGGGTCCTTCTCTTTGAAAACAAGTCCAATGATGAGCTGCAACTACAGAAACAACTAGCAGAACTGTTTGATGCAGTGGACTCTGTAATAGCACGCAATAGAGGGAAACCCTTCACAAACCAGATGTTCACTCAGATTCAGGTGGTTATATTTCAGTGTATCTTGTTCTCATCGGTTTTTGTATGTTTCAACCAATTCATTAATTTTATGTTTCGCTTTCTTACTGCAGGAAGTTTATGCTACAAAAGAAGAGATTCGAGGCGAGGAATTTTCAGCTGA